From the genome of Gemmatimonas phototrophica, one region includes:
- a CDS encoding YigZ family protein, translating to MSDARYPVPKGVHRVEQVIDRSRFLCTVARASSPEDAQTFIRSINVEFPDATHNCWAYVVGPPGSTDRIGMSDDGEPHGTAGRPMLTVLQHCGIGEIVAVVTRYYGGTKLGTGGLVKAYGGAVQEALLLLPTELRVDSVIATFRVSYAHIGAVQQLLLTLQAEVEHQTFDVEATFAVKLPRSELPALRAQLQNMTRGALAPIELA from the coding sequence GTGAGTGACGCGCGCTACCCGGTACCGAAGGGTGTGCACCGTGTCGAGCAGGTCATCGACCGGAGCCGGTTTCTGTGCACGGTAGCGCGCGCGTCATCGCCCGAAGACGCGCAGACGTTCATCAGGTCGATAAACGTCGAATTCCCCGACGCCACGCACAATTGCTGGGCGTACGTGGTGGGCCCGCCGGGAAGCACCGATCGCATTGGGATGAGCGACGATGGCGAACCGCACGGCACGGCCGGCCGTCCCATGCTCACCGTACTGCAGCACTGCGGTATTGGGGAGATTGTGGCAGTGGTGACGCGCTACTACGGCGGCACCAAGTTGGGAACGGGTGGCCTTGTGAAAGCTTACGGCGGAGCGGTGCAGGAAGCGCTGCTCCTCCTTCCCACCGAGCTGCGGGTCGATAGCGTCATCGCCACCTTTCGCGTGAGTTACGCGCACATTGGCGCCGTGCAGCAGCTCCTTCTCACGCTGCAGGCCGAGGTGGAGCATCAGACCTTTGACGTGGAAGCCACCTTCGCGGTGAAATTGCCGCGCAGTGAACTTCCCGCCCTCAGGGCGCAGCTGCAGAATATGACGCGTGGTGCGCTCGCCCCCATCGAATTGGCGTAG
- a CDS encoding globin domain-containing protein — MNLSAERIIRESWATLVPMRALAAQLFYTRLFEIDPSAKLLFDGKPMYVQHEKFLQTIDTLVQMLDYPPQIIEELQALSRRHVGYGVVVAHYETVGAALLWALEQGLGDQWNADVKRAWTELYLFISGVMTRTASTS, encoded by the coding sequence ATGAATCTCAGCGCTGAACGCATCATCCGCGAATCGTGGGCAACGCTCGTGCCCATGCGCGCGCTCGCCGCTCAGTTGTTCTACACACGTCTCTTTGAGATTGACCCGTCAGCCAAGCTGCTCTTTGACGGGAAGCCTATGTATGTGCAGCACGAGAAGTTTCTCCAGACGATCGATACACTCGTGCAGATGCTGGACTACCCGCCGCAGATCATTGAAGAGCTGCAGGCATTATCCCGGCGCCATGTGGGGTACGGTGTGGTGGTGGCGCACTACGAAACGGTAGGAGCGGCCCTGCTCTGGGCGCTCGAGCAGGGCCTTGGCGATCAGTGGAACGCCGACGTGAAACGCGCCTGGACTGAGTTGTATCTGTTCATCTCCGGCGTCATGACGCGCACCGCCAGCACCAGCTGA
- a CDS encoding NAD(P)-dependent oxidoreductase, with amino-acid sequence MIIAVYGASSRLGQQFIDAATAAGHTLRLHYRAKPSEQVPEHATVIVGSLADPTAVREVLRGADAAVVMLGHKDDARVPYIAAATKLIVSTMKTLEQSRLVVVTSAMAGESSGNVGFTMKIRTMFARRSAHDGMMEDRDEQERYVRASHLSGWTVVKPAKLTEGADSERAQMDTTVSVGAGSQVSRAALARLLVQEITTPRFVQQAVFVAER; translated from the coding sequence ATGATTATTGCCGTCTATGGCGCGTCCAGCCGGCTGGGCCAGCAGTTCATTGACGCGGCGACCGCGGCAGGGCACACCCTGCGGCTGCATTATCGGGCCAAGCCGTCGGAACAGGTCCCCGAACACGCCACCGTCATTGTGGGATCGCTGGCCGATCCAACCGCGGTGCGCGAAGTGCTGCGGGGGGCCGATGCGGCGGTGGTCATGCTGGGGCACAAAGACGATGCGCGGGTGCCGTATATCGCCGCCGCGACCAAGCTGATTGTGAGTACCATGAAGACGCTTGAGCAGTCGCGCCTTGTGGTGGTCACCAGTGCCATGGCGGGAGAGTCCTCCGGCAACGTGGGATTCACCATGAAGATCCGCACCATGTTTGCCCGGCGCTCGGCGCACGATGGCATGATGGAAGACCGCGACGAACAGGAGCGCTACGTACGCGCCAGTCATCTGAGTGGTTGGACCGTGGTCAAGCCGGCCAAGCTTACCGAGGGGGCGGACTCCGAGCGCGCGCAAATGGATACCACGGTTTCCGTGGGCGCCGGCAGTCAGGTGTCGCGTGCGGCGCTGGCTCGGCTGCTGGTGCAGGAAATCACGACCCCCCGGTTTGTGCAGCAGGCAGTCTTCGTGGCCGAGCGCTGA
- a CDS encoding acyl-ACP desaturase, protein MYIPSKETLAKVEVLSDLESDVEQLMASHESKRILWFPSELLAPAPDTDPDEHVKMLRERARGISMPARVALALNTLTEEGLPHFHRLLATYLGGDTFWAKWNNLWTAEEDRHGAVLHDYAHDSRILDNPVLERMQFEYLKAGFEPDWDKDPYRVFVYTSLQERATQVSHANTGKLAGEYEPLIGEVLSNVAKEEARHYVFYREIFKRVLERDPNTAMFSASMVMPSIDMPGVSMPHFREMGDVIRRAGIYGPRDYIKIVDDLIKFWALDKVEGLNEMGKKAQEKIMGITARLERIADAMETRSKAKTFQFNVAFAREFAMD, encoded by the coding sequence ATGTACATACCGTCAAAAGAAACGCTGGCCAAGGTCGAAGTGCTGTCCGACCTCGAGAGTGACGTGGAGCAGTTGATGGCGTCGCACGAGTCGAAGCGCATCCTTTGGTTCCCGTCTGAACTGCTCGCCCCAGCCCCCGACACCGATCCGGACGAACATGTGAAAATGCTGCGCGAACGTGCGCGCGGCATCAGCATGCCGGCCCGCGTTGCGCTGGCGCTCAACACGCTCACCGAAGAAGGGCTGCCGCACTTCCACCGCCTGCTGGCCACCTACCTGGGTGGCGACACCTTCTGGGCCAAGTGGAACAACCTCTGGACGGCCGAAGAAGACCGGCACGGCGCCGTGCTGCACGACTACGCGCACGACAGCCGCATTCTCGACAACCCGGTGCTCGAGCGCATGCAGTTCGAGTATCTCAAGGCCGGCTTCGAGCCCGATTGGGACAAGGATCCGTACCGCGTGTTCGTCTACACGTCGCTGCAGGAGCGCGCCACGCAGGTGAGCCACGCCAACACCGGCAAGCTGGCCGGCGAGTATGAGCCGCTCATTGGCGAAGTGCTCTCCAACGTGGCCAAGGAAGAAGCGCGCCACTACGTGTTCTACCGCGAGATCTTCAAGCGCGTGCTGGAGCGTGATCCCAACACCGCCATGTTCTCCGCGTCCATGGTCATGCCCAGCATCGATATGCCGGGCGTCAGCATGCCGCATTTCCGCGAGATGGGCGACGTGATCCGCCGCGCCGGCATTTACGGCCCGCGCGATTACATCAAGATCGTCGACGATCTCATCAAGTTCTGGGCGCTCGACAAGGTCGAAGGGCTCAACGAGATGGGCAAGAAGGCACAGGAAAAGATCATGGGCATCACCGCGCGCCTCGAGCGCATCGCCGATGCCATGGAAACGCGCAGCAAGGCCAAGACCTTCCAGTTCAACGTCGCGTTTGCCCGTGAATTCGCGATGGACTGA
- a CDS encoding DEAD/DEAH box helicase yields the protein MTATPTFSTLQLHPSLLQGLKELGFARPTPIQGESIPPALEGRDLLACAMTGSGKTYAFLLPILHHLMSKPRGKTRALVLTPTRELAAQIHDSLKDVTIHTPLTGAAVFGGVGMGPQEHAFRSGADVIIATPGRLLDHFRQPYAKLEALEYLVLDEADRMLDMGFLPEIKKILRHLPNNKRQTLFFSATMPPPIAALAQEMLSKPVTLNLQRTAAPAKGITQAVYPVAQDLKSALLVTLLKRGDMPQALVFTRTKHRANRLASQLVAAGIKAERIHGNRSQSQRTQALAGFKDGAYQVLVATDIAARGIDVEALGHVVNFDVPVAAEDYIHRVGRTARAEATGEAFTFVSPEEEGELKLIERAIKKQLPRVTVPDFDYTAKPQAKLEVPIAERIAEIRKKKAEDRARAAAKVARRTAAQQAEAERKTSKPARPAARSSSGPAARGPERPPEGAKVSGGARRGPRRPGGGGGNSGGSGGAGNSGGGRSGGSGGSARRSDSPYK from the coding sequence GTGACTGCTACACCGACGTTTTCCACGCTTCAGCTTCACCCGAGTCTTCTGCAGGGTCTCAAGGAACTCGGCTTTGCCCGGCCCACGCCCATTCAGGGCGAAAGCATTCCGCCGGCGCTCGAAGGGCGCGACCTCCTGGCCTGCGCCATGACCGGCAGCGGCAAGACCTACGCGTTCCTGCTCCCCATCCTGCATCATCTCATGAGCAAGCCGCGCGGCAAGACGCGTGCGCTGGTGCTCACGCCCACGCGCGAACTGGCCGCGCAAATTCATGACAGTCTGAAAGACGTCACCATTCACACGCCCCTCACGGGTGCCGCGGTGTTTGGTGGCGTAGGTATGGGGCCACAGGAACACGCGTTCCGCAGCGGCGCCGATGTAATCATTGCCACGCCGGGGCGTCTGCTCGATCATTTCCGGCAGCCGTACGCCAAACTCGAGGCCCTCGAGTATCTCGTGCTCGACGAAGCCGATCGTATGCTCGACATGGGCTTCCTCCCCGAGATCAAGAAGATTCTGCGTCACCTGCCCAACAACAAACGGCAGACGCTGTTCTTCAGCGCCACCATGCCGCCGCCAATTGCGGCGCTGGCGCAGGAGATGCTCAGCAAGCCGGTCACGCTCAACCTGCAGCGCACCGCCGCACCTGCCAAAGGCATTACGCAGGCGGTGTATCCGGTGGCGCAGGACCTCAAGAGTGCGCTCCTCGTTACGCTGCTCAAGCGTGGCGACATGCCGCAGGCGCTGGTGTTCACCCGCACCAAGCACCGCGCCAATCGTTTGGCGTCGCAGCTGGTCGCGGCCGGTATCAAGGCCGAGCGTATTCACGGCAACCGGTCGCAGAGCCAGCGTACGCAGGCACTCGCCGGCTTCAAGGACGGCGCCTATCAGGTGCTGGTTGCCACCGACATCGCCGCCCGCGGCATTGACGTGGAAGCGCTGGGTCATGTGGTGAACTTCGACGTGCCGGTGGCAGCCGAAGACTACATTCACCGCGTGGGGCGTACTGCTCGCGCCGAAGCCACCGGTGAAGCGTTCACCTTTGTGAGCCCGGAAGAAGAAGGGGAGCTCAAGCTCATCGAACGCGCGATCAAGAAGCAGTTGCCGCGCGTGACGGTCCCCGACTTCGACTACACCGCGAAGCCGCAGGCCAAACTGGAAGTCCCGATCGCCGAGCGCATTGCCGAGATCCGCAAGAAAAAGGCGGAAGATCGCGCGCGGGCTGCGGCCAAGGTGGCGCGCCGCACGGCGGCGCAACAGGCCGAGGCGGAGCGCAAGACCAGCAAGCCGGCGCGTCCAGCGGCGCGTTCGTCCAGTGGGCCGGCTGCCCGCGGCCCTGAGCGTCCGCCCGAAGGAGCCAAGGTGAGCGGCGGTGCGCGTCGCGGCCCGCGCCGTCCGGGGGGCGGTGGCGGCAACAGTGGCGGGAGTGGTGGCGCCGGCAACAGCGGCGGCGGGCGCAGTGGCGGCAGTGGTGGCAGCGCACGCCGGTCCGATAGCCCGTACAAGTGA
- a CDS encoding ABC transporter ATP-binding protein — MVPPTAAPKKPKYDSKRAWGEARALILQHKKSVGIGLVLMLISRASSFVLPYSSKFVLDEVLPNKDMRMLGLVALAGLGATIIQTLTGYALSQVVSVAAQQAIARLREEVQGHLIRLPVRYFDSTKSGVLVSRVMSDPEGIRNLIGTGLIQLTGGILSALAAMGVLLHLNWKLTLATVLPIAVFGAGMSVAFKRLRPIFRERSVINAEVTGRLTETLGGIRLIKVYTAEEREKEVFGKGVQRLFQNIAKTITGTSLTGTLGLAVVGVIGVIVMYVGGGDVMRGTTTIGELLTFLIFIGMVTAPLISVASIGTQITEAFAGLDRIRELRDMATEDQEDASKQSVPQVVGRVQFDDVSFEYEENVPVLKHISFEAPAGTTTALVGSSGSGKSTMISLIMAFAQPQHGHIKVDGIPVSDLKLRDYRRHLGVVMQDNFLFDGTVKENIAFTKPGATDEEIIEVAKIANAHEFIQGFPEQYNTIVGERGVKLSGGQRQRVAIARAILANPRVLILDEATSSLDSESEHLIQEGLRRLRAGRTTFVIAHRLSTITSANQILVLEHGEIVERGTHAELLALGGRYRDLYSRQYQLESDQFINPGEEIAATG; from the coding sequence ATGGTTCCTCCAACAGCTGCACCAAAGAAGCCCAAGTACGACAGCAAGCGCGCCTGGGGCGAAGCCCGCGCGCTCATCCTGCAGCACAAAAAGTCTGTGGGCATTGGGCTGGTCCTCATGCTCATCAGCCGTGCGTCCAGCTTCGTGCTGCCGTACTCCTCGAAGTTCGTGCTCGACGAGGTACTTCCCAACAAGGACATGCGCATGCTGGGGCTGGTGGCGCTGGCCGGACTGGGCGCCACGATCATCCAGACCCTCACCGGTTACGCGCTGTCGCAGGTGGTGAGCGTCGCCGCCCAGCAGGCCATTGCCCGCCTGCGCGAAGAGGTGCAGGGGCATCTCATTCGTCTGCCGGTGCGCTACTTCGACAGCACCAAGAGCGGGGTGCTGGTGTCGCGGGTCATGAGTGACCCCGAAGGCATTCGCAATCTCATTGGCACCGGACTCATTCAGCTCACGGGCGGCATTCTCAGTGCGCTGGCCGCCATGGGCGTGCTGCTGCACCTCAACTGGAAGTTGACACTCGCGACGGTATTGCCCATTGCCGTGTTCGGCGCGGGCATGAGTGTGGCCTTCAAGCGGCTACGTCCCATTTTCCGCGAGCGCAGCGTCATCAACGCCGAAGTCACCGGTCGCCTGACCGAAACACTTGGCGGCATTCGACTCATCAAGGTTTACACCGCCGAAGAGCGTGAGAAGGAGGTGTTTGGCAAAGGCGTGCAGCGTCTCTTCCAGAACATCGCCAAAACCATCACCGGCACGTCCCTCACCGGCACGTTGGGGCTCGCCGTCGTGGGTGTGATCGGGGTGATCGTGATGTACGTGGGTGGCGGGGATGTCATGCGCGGCACGACCACCATTGGTGAGCTGCTCACGTTCCTGATTTTCATTGGCATGGTGACGGCGCCGCTCATTTCGGTGGCCAGCATCGGCACGCAAATCACCGAAGCGTTTGCGGGACTCGATCGCATTCGCGAGCTGCGCGACATGGCCACCGAAGACCAGGAAGACGCCAGCAAGCAGTCGGTGCCGCAGGTGGTGGGGCGTGTGCAATTCGACGACGTGAGCTTCGAGTACGAAGAGAACGTGCCGGTGCTCAAGCACATCAGCTTCGAGGCGCCAGCCGGAACCACCACCGCCCTCGTCGGATCCAGCGGCAGCGGCAAGAGCACCATGATCTCGCTCATCATGGCCTTTGCGCAGCCGCAGCATGGGCACATCAAGGTGGATGGCATTCCGGTGAGCGACCTCAAGCTGCGCGACTATCGCCGGCATCTGGGCGTGGTCATGCAGGACAACTTTCTCTTTGACGGCACGGTGAAGGAGAACATTGCCTTCACCAAGCCCGGCGCCACCGACGAAGAAATCATCGAGGTGGCCAAGATTGCCAACGCGCACGAGTTCATTCAGGGCTTCCCCGAGCAGTACAACACCATTGTGGGCGAACGTGGGGTCAAGCTCTCTGGTGGTCAGCGGCAACGCGTGGCCATTGCGCGCGCCATTCTGGCCAATCCGCGCGTGCTCATTCTCGACGAAGCCACCTCCAGCCTCGACAGCGAGAGCGAACATCTCATTCAGGAAGGGTTGCGCCGCCTGCGCGCAGGGCGCACGACCTTCGTGATTGCGCACCGGCTCTCCACCATCACCAGTGCCAATCAGATTCTGGTGTTGGAGCACGGGGAAATCGTGGAGCGGGGAACGCATGCCGAACTGCTCGCACTGGGCGGCCGGTACCGTGACCTCTACAGCCGGCAATACCAGCTGGAGAGCGACCAGTTCATCAATCCGGGCGAGGAAATCGCGGCGACGGGGTGA
- a CDS encoding formate--tetrahydrofolate ligase produces MTVTPPPVPSDIEIAQQAIMRPIRDVAADLGLGEDDIDLYGKYKAKLPLSLASAPPKGRLVLVTAINPTPAGEGKSTVSVGLSQAFRRLGHNAVLCMREPSLGPVFGVKGGAAGGGYSQVLPMDDINLHFTGDFHAIASAHALLSAMIDNHLYHGNALGLNPKGITWPRTIDMNDRALRSAIIGMGTGNGTMREERWVIIPASEIMAIVALASDAEDLELRLGNIVVGTTLGKEKKPVRARDLGATGAMTLLLKDAIRPNLVQTLEGGPAILHAGPFGNIAHGCNSLVATRVGLALADLVVTEAGFGSDLGAEKFFDIKCRAGGLNPEAAVLVATVRSLKMQGGVAKAELDREDLGALERGLPHVAHHVRNVQQFGVPVVVAINRRTSDTDAELRLVADYVATLGVPVAMCNVWAEGGAGGEALAHEVLGLLNAKTSAFAPLYATEQPIRDKIRTVARRVYGADGVDFSSAAEKSIDWLEANGMAHTPVCMAKTQYSLTDDASRLNVPTGFRMTVNEVYGSAGAGFVVAKCGDIMTMPGLSKKPAAEGMRLRADGTIEGLS; encoded by the coding sequence ATGACGGTTACGCCACCTCCCGTCCCCTCCGATATCGAGATTGCCCAGCAGGCGATCATGCGTCCCATTCGTGACGTTGCCGCCGATCTGGGGTTGGGGGAAGACGACATCGACCTGTACGGGAAGTACAAAGCCAAACTGCCGCTGTCCCTCGCTTCAGCGCCCCCCAAGGGGCGCCTGGTGCTGGTCACGGCCATCAACCCCACGCCAGCCGGTGAAGGGAAAAGCACCGTCAGCGTTGGCTTGTCGCAGGCGTTCCGCCGACTGGGACACAATGCCGTGCTCTGCATGCGAGAACCCAGCCTGGGTCCGGTGTTTGGGGTCAAGGGCGGCGCCGCTGGTGGCGGCTACTCGCAGGTGCTGCCCATGGACGACATCAACCTGCACTTCACCGGTGACTTTCATGCCATTGCCAGCGCCCATGCGCTGCTGAGTGCCATGATCGACAATCACCTGTATCACGGCAACGCGCTGGGGCTCAACCCCAAGGGCATCACGTGGCCACGCACCATTGATATGAACGATCGGGCGCTGCGCAGCGCCATCATTGGAATGGGCACCGGCAACGGCACCATGCGGGAAGAGCGGTGGGTCATCATTCCAGCCAGCGAAATCATGGCCATTGTGGCGCTGGCCTCCGATGCGGAGGATCTGGAACTGCGTCTGGGCAACATCGTGGTGGGCACGACGCTCGGCAAAGAGAAGAAGCCGGTGCGAGCGCGTGATCTGGGGGCCACGGGAGCCATGACGCTGTTGCTCAAGGACGCCATTCGCCCCAACCTGGTGCAAACGCTCGAAGGCGGTCCGGCCATTCTGCACGCCGGTCCGTTTGGCAACATCGCGCACGGCTGCAACTCACTCGTTGCCACCCGCGTGGGACTCGCGCTCGCCGACCTCGTGGTCACCGAAGCCGGCTTTGGCAGCGATCTGGGCGCCGAAAAGTTTTTCGATATCAAGTGCCGCGCCGGTGGGCTCAATCCGGAAGCGGCCGTACTGGTGGCCACCGTGCGCTCCCTCAAGATGCAGGGCGGCGTTGCCAAGGCGGAGCTGGATCGCGAAGACCTTGGCGCCCTCGAGCGCGGACTCCCCCACGTGGCGCATCACGTGCGCAACGTGCAGCAGTTTGGTGTGCCGGTGGTGGTGGCCATCAACCGCCGCACCAGCGATACCGACGCGGAGCTGCGTCTGGTGGCCGACTACGTGGCTACGCTGGGGGTGCCGGTGGCCATGTGCAACGTGTGGGCCGAAGGCGGGGCGGGCGGGGAAGCGCTGGCGCACGAGGTGCTGGGCTTGCTCAACGCCAAGACGTCGGCCTTCGCTCCGCTGTACGCCACGGAACAGCCCATCCGCGACAAGATTCGCACCGTGGCGCGCCGCGTCTATGGCGCCGATGGTGTGGACTTCTCGAGTGCCGCCGAGAAGAGCATTGACTGGCTGGAAGCCAACGGCATGGCACACACGCCGGTGTGCATGGCCAAGACCCAGTACTCGCTTACCGATGACGCGTCGCGACTGAACGTGCCCACCGGGTTTCGCATGACGGTCAACGAAGTGTACGGCTCGGCAGGCGCCGGGTTCGTGGTGGCCAAGTGTGGCGACATCATGACCATGCCCGGGCTGTCAAAGAAGCCGGCAGCGGAAGGCATGCGCCTGCGGGCCGACGGCACCATTGAAGGGCTGTCCTGA
- a CDS encoding aldo/keto reductase, whose amino-acid sequence MSDTYRPDFAAFMSRRDALTLGAAAALTALMAPRDLMALQHGVLTPVLPAADRQGALITRRIPSSGELLPVIGIGTARRYDVVTPEDKAPLRDTLREFPRLGGKVIDTAPGYGQAESVTGELVSELGIREQLFLATKVSVRGTDAAPGVAQMEESFRRLKTDRIDLMQVWNLQGPATLLPVLREMKAAKRIRYVGVTTSSDQQYPQLEQLMQSETLDFIQIDYAADNRNAAERILPLAREKGIGVLVNLPFGRTRVFQNVLQTPVPEWAKEFDAATWAQLFLKYIVANPAVTCVIPGTAQVKYVNDNTQGMRGALPSPEHLKRIEALVNRAM is encoded by the coding sequence ATGTCAGACACATATCGTCCCGATTTTGCGGCGTTCATGTCCCGCCGCGATGCGCTCACACTGGGCGCCGCCGCCGCGCTGACCGCGCTGATGGCGCCGCGCGACCTGATGGCGCTGCAGCACGGTGTGCTGACCCCGGTGCTGCCCGCGGCCGACCGCCAGGGCGCACTCATCACGCGACGCATCCCGTCCAGTGGGGAACTGCTGCCGGTGATCGGGATTGGCACCGCACGGCGCTACGACGTTGTCACCCCCGAAGACAAAGCCCCGCTCCGTGACACCCTGCGGGAATTTCCGCGCCTCGGCGGGAAGGTGATCGACACGGCGCCCGGCTACGGACAGGCCGAAAGTGTGACAGGGGAGCTGGTGAGCGAATTGGGGATTCGCGAGCAGCTCTTCCTGGCCACCAAGGTGTCGGTGCGCGGCACCGACGCGGCGCCCGGGGTGGCGCAGATGGAGGAATCGTTCCGGCGTCTCAAGACCGACCGCATTGATCTTATGCAGGTGTGGAATCTGCAGGGGCCCGCCACGCTGCTGCCGGTGCTGCGGGAGATGAAAGCCGCCAAGCGTATCCGATATGTGGGCGTCACCACGAGCAGCGATCAGCAGTATCCGCAGCTCGAGCAGCTCATGCAGAGCGAGACGCTCGATTTCATCCAGATCGACTACGCCGCCGACAACCGCAACGCCGCCGAACGCATTCTGCCGCTGGCCCGGGAGAAGGGGATTGGCGTGCTGGTGAACCTCCCGTTCGGGCGGACGCGGGTCTTTCAGAACGTGCTGCAGACCCCGGTGCCGGAGTGGGCCAAGGAGTTCGACGCGGCCACCTGGGCGCAGCTGTTCCTCAAGTACATCGTCGCCAACCCGGCGGTGACCTGCGTCATTCCCGGCACGGCGCAGGTGAAGTACGTGAACGACAACACGCAGGGGATGCGCGGCGCGCTCCCTTCGCCGGAGCATCTCAAGCGCATTGAGGCCCTGGTAAACCGCGCGATGTAA